In Hallerella succinigenes, the following are encoded in one genomic region:
- the ruvC gene encoding crossover junction endodeoxyribonuclease RuvC, with protein MIILGVDPGSRTTGYAFLEKRDDDSIRVLEYGTVSAKARDDFPDRLVKIVSGLEELVDHYKPQALSMEGVFSAKNVHSSLVLGHIRGAILVMCRRRGMEFFEYSPRSVKLAVTGDGGASKEKVALLVRSRLGMKQADDVKLDATDALAIACTHLFPQNELMRKTPSRKTSKKKADQWKDLILKMGGKLPE; from the coding sequence ATGATTATTTTAGGAGTTGACCCCGGTTCCCGAACTACAGGCTATGCGTTCTTAGAGAAGCGCGATGACGATTCGATTCGCGTATTGGAGTATGGGACTGTTTCGGCGAAGGCAAGGGATGATTTTCCCGACCGATTGGTGAAAATCGTTTCGGGCTTAGAAGAACTCGTGGATCATTACAAACCGCAGGCGCTGAGCATGGAAGGCGTTTTTTCTGCAAAGAATGTTCACAGCTCGCTTGTGCTCGGTCACATCCGAGGCGCAATCCTTGTGATGTGTCGTCGCCGTGGCATGGAATTTTTTGAATACAGTCCGCGCTCGGTCAAGCTAGCCGTTACAGGTGACGGCGGAGCCTCAAAAGAGAAAGTCGCCCTGCTTGTCCGCTCTAGGCTCGGCATGAAGCAAGCGGACGATGTAAAGCTTGACGCGACAGACGCTTTGGCGATTGCCTGTACACACCTCTTTCCGCAGAATGAATTGATGCGTAAAACGCCTTCCCGCAAAACGTCCAAGAAGAAAGCGGACCAGTGGAAAGATCTGATTTTGAAGATGGGAGGGAAATTGCCGGAATGA
- a CDS encoding M15 family metallopeptidase: MTTFAAFGLEEDGLVLIPGTEYRVRQGALAPFLELSEKAKSAGYELRVESAYRSFDRQLSIWNRKATGKLKLLDANGAPFKELPKDEEVLMRSILLWSALPGGSRHHFGTELDVVDGKSVPEGYEVELTEQECDGMFAPFHKWLSEQIETQNSCGFERVFVSGRGKIQPERWHISHRPSAFELEKLFDPKALRKVYEKADLELKSAILDNFDELMHDYVYPYFVEK; encoded by the coding sequence ATGACAACCTTTGCCGCTTTTGGACTTGAAGAAGATGGACTTGTTTTGATTCCCGGAACGGAATACCGTGTACGGCAAGGTGCACTTGCCCCGTTCCTTGAACTTTCAGAAAAAGCCAAGTCCGCAGGCTATGAACTTCGCGTTGAAAGCGCTTACCGATCATTTGACCGCCAACTTTCCATTTGGAATCGTAAGGCGACGGGAAAGCTAAAACTTCTCGATGCAAACGGAGCGCCATTTAAGGAACTCCCGAAAGATGAAGAAGTGCTCATGCGGTCGATTCTTTTGTGGTCGGCACTCCCCGGAGGCTCTAGGCACCACTTTGGCACGGAACTCGATGTCGTTGACGGCAAGAGCGTTCCCGAAGGCTATGAAGTAGAGCTGACGGAACAGGAATGCGACGGAATGTTCGCTCCTTTTCACAAGTGGCTTTCGGAGCAAATCGAAACACAGAATTCCTGCGGCTTTGAACGGGTCTTTGTGTCGGGGCGTGGAAAAATCCAGCCTGAACGTTGGCACATTTCGCACCGTCCTTCTGCATTCGAACTTGAAAAACTCTTTGATCCGAAGGCGTTGCGCAAAGTCTACGAAAAAGCGGATCTGGAACTCAAAAGTGCGATTCTCGACAATTTCGATGAATTGATGCACGATTACGTTTATCCGTATTTTGTAGAAAAGTAA